One Ricinus communis isolate WT05 ecotype wild-type chromosome 1, ASM1957865v1, whole genome shotgun sequence DNA window includes the following coding sequences:
- the LOC8272410 gene encoding COP1-interactive protein 1, producing MDEKRVSGSYLIVSEGKTDSFYPMYFGVSCALCALKVLTKPHKDDDKWVELCDKMLQGSAQLLGLLVWRIQREKANDGLSELLCKLETAEKEIKELKQIRREDAKANEKVVGIFASQEQSWFMERKKLRQHVGALMNEVRVLQKRKEEAICERDDKLKEIELLIQSKDKALVEEENKKKELEEKLINVENVADELRETAKREAQEYSTDLWKHKTAFLELVSNQRQLEAELGRALRQLDTKNQEIDLVLEQKEESVLLAQKLSMEVVKTRKDLEQKDKILSAMLRKSKLDTAEKQMLLKEVKLSKAKRKQAELETEGWRAISECKHERHSLRSMFARQGNLRSDDPSIARGTSQVGKGRSQPTDYVLEYENPEFRKDSEVPSPLSDFYSPEMNDELAITADVKRLEGWVHSEAEKYATSIQKRHNLEIDAFAEQMRLKDEKLEAFRWRMLSMEIELKRLQSHVEGLNQDISQLRRENMKLESLLMKRQEELNAFKMQFARQVKPQICQKTDLDSSLPDPASALEASSIQIVKREPAERDQETKADLVEMCQENDAEREQALAINNQSKSVVFNVQSPEKEFEEEKDHTSLKDKRVSLVEVGVVEKLPSPRQPLTKANSSPLRMDLQALGVSYKIKRLKQQLIMLERLTGKQESEEDAENNEDAQNEIKGFQLLLSLLNKQIGRYQSLQSKTDELCKRMHDNDVDKTRGDSSTLKTKGETKTLEHFLEETFQLQRYMVATGQKLMEVQSKISSELVGVPEELDKSVSFDTKRFADNIRTLFQEVQRGLEVRISRIIGDLEGTLACQGMIRLRK from the exons ATGGATGAAAAGAGGGTGTCTGGTTCATATTTAATTGTCTCTGAAGGGAAGACTGATAGCTTCTATCCGATGTATTTTGGTGTTTCTTGTGCTTTATGTGCTCTCAAAGTCTTAACAAAGCCTCACAAAGACGATGATAAATGGGTTGAATTATGTGATAAAATGCTTCAAGGAAGTGCCCAACTCCTTGGATTGCTTGTTTGGAGAATCCAAAGAGAGAAAGCAAATGATGGGCTCAGTGAGCTTCTCTGCAAACTTGAGACTGCAGAGAAAGAGATCAAAGAGCTAAAGCAAATCAGGCGTGAGGATGCAAAGGCAAATGAGAAAGTTGTTGGCATCTTTGCATCACAAGAGCAGAGCTGGTTCATGGAAAGGAAGAAGCTCAGGCAACATGTTGGAGCTCTTATGAATGAAGTGAGGGTTCTCCAGAAACGGAAAGAAGAGGCTATATGTGAAAGAGATGACAAACTCAAGGAGATAGAGCTGTTAATCCAGTCTAAGGATAAGGCATTAGTGGAAGAGGAGAATAAGAAGAAGGAGTTAGaagaaaagttaataaatGTTGAAAATGTTGCAGATGAATTAAGAGAAACTGCTAAGCGAGAAGCTCAAGAGTATTCTACTGATCTCTGGAAGCATAAAACTGCTTTTCTTGAGCTGGTGTCAAACCAACGACAGCTTGAAGCTGAGCTTGGTAGAGCACTTAGGCAACTGGACACTAAAAATCAAGAGATTGATCTGgtattggagcaaaaggaggAGTCAGTCTTGTTGGCCCAGAAACTATCCATGGAAGTCGTAAAGACGCGCAAGGATTTGGAGCAAAAAGATAAGATCTTATCTGCAATGCTAAGGAAATCCAAACTGGATACAGCTGAAAAACAGATGCTCTTAAAGGAGGTTAAACTATCGAAAGCTAAAAGGAAGCAAGCCGAACTAGAAACAGAAGGGTGGAGAGCTATCTCTGAATGTAAACATGAGAGACATTCTTTGAGAAGCATGTTTGCTCGCCAAGGCAATTTAAGATCAGATGATCCTTCAATTGCAAGAGGAACATCACAAGTGGGGAAAGGCAGATCACAACCCACTGATTATGTTCTTGAGTATGAGAATCCTGAGTTTCGGAAGGATTCTGAAGTTCCTAGTCCCCTTTCCGATTTCTATTCACCAGAAATGAATGATGAACTAG CAATTACAGCTGATGTCAAGAGGTTGGAAGGATGGGTTCACTCAGAAGCAGAAAAGTATGCAACATCAATTCAGAAGAGGCATAATTTAGAAATAGATGCTTTTGCAGAACAGATGAGACTCAAAGATGAAAAGTTAGAAGCTTTCCGTTGGCGAATGCTAAGCATGGAAATAGAATTAAAGCGACTGCAGTCTCATGTTGAAGGACTGAACCAGGATATATCACAGCTCAGACGAGAGAATATGAAATTGGAATCATTGCTAATGAAGAGGCAAGAAGAGTTAAATGCCTTCAAAATGCAATTTGCAAGACAGGTGAAACCTCAGATTTGCCAGAAGACAGACTTAGATTCATCTTTACCAGATCCAGCATCAGCACTTGAAGCCTCCAGCATTCAGATTGTAAAGAGAGAACCTGCAGAAAGGgatcaagaaacaaaagcaGATTTAGTGGAAATGTGTCAAGAGAATGATGCAGAGAGAGAACAAGCGCTAGCCATAAATAACCAGTCCAAAAGTGTTGTTTTCAATGTCCAATCTCCTGAAAAAGAGTTTGAAGAAGAGAAGGACCATACTTCCCTGAAGGACAAAAGGGTGAGTCTTGTGGAGGTTGGAGTTGTTGAGAAGTTACCTTCACCAAGGCAACCATTGACAAAGGCAAACAGTTCACCATTGAGAATGGATCTCCAAGCTCTTGGAGTTTCTTACAAGATCAAGAGACTGAAGCAGCAACTCATAATGCTTGAGAGATTGACAGGAAAACAAGAAAGTGAGGAAGATGCAGAAAACAATGAAGATGCGCAGAATGAGATAAAGGGCTTCCAATTACTTCTGTCTTTACTTAATAAACAAATTGGCAGGTACCAGTCTCTCCAAAGCAAGACCGATGAACTTTGCAAGCGGATG CATGATAATGATGTAGACAAAACCCGTGGAGATTCCAGTACTCTAAAAACAAAAGGAGAGACTAAAACATTAGAGCATTTTCTTGAGGAGACATTTCAGCTTCAGAGATATATGGTTGCAACAGGACAGAAATTGATGGAAGTTCAGTCCAAGATTTCTTCTGAACTAGTTGGGGTCCCTGAAGAGCTTGATAAGTCTGTCAGCTTCGATACAAAACGCTTTGCTGACAACATAAGAACTCTGTTCCAAGAAGTTCAAAGAGGTCTTGAGGTTCGAATTTCACGAATTATCGGAGATCTTGAAGGCACATTGGCTTGCCAGGGGATGATACGGCTGAGGAAATAG